taaataaataaaatcaggcCCTATTCACACGTCCACATCTGTTTTGCAGACATTTTCATCAGTTTTGCATCTACAAAAGTTTAAGCCTAACTCACACGTCCGTgtctgtgctcaaatccgtgaaaaggtggtcaTTGATGCCTCCGTGAAGAAGTCCGCGTTtggccgtgtgtccgtttttttttgacactgcagagctgaaaaataattttaacagcatctcttcctaatgtgATCTCTCTCCCACCCGCTGAAGCGAACTGGGTGCGTTCTGTCGGCGAAACGCTTCCCAGTAGTGCCCGCTCCTACGGACTTTCCAGACGTCTGAACACACATATAGAATTCAATATACGTGATGGGGAGAATTGTCACCTGCACAATAAAATAAGTGATGAACCATCCAAGAcgtttccagacattttattaaaaataagtaaATTCAAACAAAGAGAGAATATAGTCTATATATTCTACGTCTGTCACATAGTAAATAAGAGACAGCCCTGTGGGATCTGTCTATACATCTTAATCTAGAATAGCTATTTGGTCTGAATACTAGCTCTGCTTCTTCTTCAAACACCATGTCCGTCATCTATATCAGGGATATGAATCGcagtattaaagggaacccgtcatcaacgttatgttacccatactaacggcagaataaagtagagacaggcgagttgatttcagcgatcggtcatttataagttaaaagtaagtggttgccgagaaccaacatcacaatccttgcagactgggcctggaaaagagtcacggccaccggagaagagtcctggttattcatggattcctgctctcctgcccacctacctagttttctccctttctctctaggaaagAACTgacaaccatcagcagatggtcAGGAGAGCAgtagattaggaataaccaggactcttctcaggtagatttgactcttttcaaggtctgggctgtaatgattatgatgatggttctcggcaaccacttacttttagctcatgagtgacacaccgctgacatcagagcatttctgtcactatttcatgctgccctcagtgaggttagcataacgttgatgacaggttccctttaaatagcggATATGTATCCTGCTTACACCTGACAGTATAAGCTGATTCCTAAAGTCTTGACTACACACGTATCGCATTGCTTTGGTGGTGGCTGCAGTACAGTCCCTGTGTCCTACAGAGCCCTAGCACACCTTGTGCCGCCATACCGTGCTTTATGAGATGCCTTCTTTTACAGGTTGATTCTCCCCAAGAAGCAAATACCTCTAGGGACATAAAtctgtgtaataaaaaaaaaataatctaatggATCTCTCCTTCATAAGAAATCAgaagaaggcctcatgcacacgaccatatatgTGTTTAGTGGTCCGAAAACCACGGATATTGGCCAAGTGCATCCCGCGCTTTCTCAATCTGCACGTCCCATTCTGTTGTCTGCAAAATAGCAAGAATAGGTCATGTATCTTTTTTATTTTGCGGGACGGACATCCGGCACATGGATGTCTGCATTTTGTTTGCAGCCCTATGGAAACTAATGGGTCCGCGTGCGATCTGCAAAGAAGGCGGATTGGACACGGAccgaaaatacagtcatgtgcacgTGGCCTGAGGAGGTACAGCTGGGCTTTATCAGGAAGTATGGGCCCCCTATTATGgccctgcatatatatatatgaagccataatatatgaGCCCTTTTTTCATCCCATATTCTTAACCAAAATGGAAGTTATTCCAGCAGAAGGAACAAGGAACACAAGGGGTCATTTGCtattcagaaatacgcctataataAGCGTATTTCCGGCGCAGATTGAGGTTTTTTTGCGCCACAATCGGTGAATTTTcgccagatctaaaaaagtggACGGGGAAGGggcgtagaaaatggtgtaaATGTAAGCCagaaaggaagctgtcttacatttagacggcgcctcttcataactccaccgccagctataggggttaaTTAAGACCGGCGACTAAAACGGCAGTCTTAatagatgacccccatagtctcTCACCGTGCTTGAGAAGAATGTTCCTTCCGCCCTCTGCTGAGGTTCCTCTTTGGATAAAAAATATATCCGAAAATGGGGCCATTTTCCACCTGTGAGGTTCTCCAGTGGTTataatactacaactcccagcatgcttgacTAGAACATTGTTGTTTTTATAGTCCAGGAATATATTTCTCCTTATGAAACAGTActgaccattaaaggggttttacatatatttttttttttctaggtctCATCTGTCAATTTCCGCACGGATGGAGTCATGTGCGCCTCGGCGGTTgacatgacccagcagtgacgtGCCGAATAGGagtcatgtcactgctgaggccagtcattggctgcagcggcgctTGTAACTTCGTCTGTGTGGAAGTTGACAGATGGGACCCGGAAGTCCAGTGAAGAGCACCCAAAAACGCAGGGGTGGGAGCAGTAAGTATAGATTTTTTTCACAGCTAATGCTGCCTGGGGgtaaatataaaacaaaattctagacaacccctttaaatatggcgTGCATTCATATAGCACCAGTTAAATGCCCGAATGGATTACGGTCAGTATCCAATGTGGATATCTTCAGTCCACGAAACGCTACCGATCAAACAGTAGAGTTCAGTCCACGAAATTGCAAGAAAATTTGTACATTGCATCGGTAACGGAAAAAAACCATGCAACCAGGTTATAAATGCTGCAAAACTATCACGTAACGACGCTTCCCCTTTAAATTAAATGAGCACATAAAATGCAATATTATCTGCGAGAAGCTGGTGTCAGTAGTGGATAAGAATAGGCACGCTAGCTGGGCCGCGAGCGATCTATATACCATGCCTGGTTACCACATTGTCCAAGGTCTCGAGGATGGTCACTGGCCAAAGTCATAACAGCCCTTGTCATTGAGAGTGGTGAAAGTCACGTCCTTCGCTCTTAAATCCGTATCTGCTCTTCACCATCTGTTTCGAAGGCAGCGCCTGGCGTCGGAAGCTCATTGATAATCCGGTGAGCACATTCTCTTGTCTGGCCAAGACTGGACGCCACCACGTCCACGGCTAGACTGGCGGTGGCCTTGACTTCATCGGAGGTAGCTCCAAGAATAGGGTTGACTTCTACCAGATCAATAGCTGAAAGCATTCCTGTCGagaaataataccgccataataAGAGGTGAATGTATACACGGTAAGGCAGCGTGCACACGATGTGGacgtattcatttcaatggggaccGCCAAAAATGCGGACATGTCCTCGAGAAggtgtcctattcttatccagtctgtggacaagaataggcattttgacaatgGTACCTGCAAAACGTGCAGGACGCACACGGCCACGGCACGCATCCGTATTctgcgaaccgcaaaatacagatggttgtgtcacttcagcaaatagcacctattatgtagagaaagttaatataaggcacctactaatgtattgcgattctccatattgcttcctatgctggttggattcatttttccatcacattatacactgctggtttccatggttacgaccaccctgcaatccagctgtggtggtcgtgcttgcacactacaggaaaaagcaccagcctatgtgagctcccacggtcctggcccCCAGAGAggtcggcactttttcctatagtctgcAAGACAGGCCATGTGAACTCCGTGCCgcagtgcggacccattgacttcaatctgCAACATacgacttgtcctatcttttgcggtgcggagtcACGGACCTGGAAGCCCATGGAAAGGCTTCCGAATGTTTCCGTGAACTTCCAATCCATGCCTCCGCGCCGCAAAAGATACGACATGTTCCGCAACACGGGCGCGGAGGCCATACGTTCATCTGACtggggccttaaagggagtctgtcatccgACTAAGCATAGTGCCAGATCCAACGGTGCCATTCTTATAGAGGTCCTTGGCTccctttttcaaaaaaaatatggACATGGTACCTTTAGTGCAACGAGGGCGGCACCGTTGCTCCCATTGCACAGAAGCTCCGCTCCAGTCACTGCCCTCGGACTGTTAGTAGGTAAGTACCTAAGTTTCCCCAATGAAATCGGTGAGAAGTGTATTTTAGTTACattccccattgaagtcaatggggaagggctAAAATAGCCAGTGGCATTTGGCGTGTTTTTGCCGTTTCCGCCGCCAAGAACGCGCTGTTCTCAGCCTACTGATGTGCAGCTGTTTGGCTCACGGTGATTTGagctgtgtgaacatagcctaaggtTCGGTTTCGGGGCAGTAATTTGCCTTGCGACCAAACCACGAGTGCAGGCGAAGcgcatgggggtcatttacaaagaccggcATTTTACACTGGTCTTTGTTTCCTCCCTGCCCTGCCAAACACTTTGTGTACCTGGTgtaaaaactactccagcccCTGACTGTTACTAAATTTGGCGCGGCCCCAGCCACTCCCAaggcatttaaaaagtcgcaaaaagagGTCTTGCGACTTTTTCACGCCAAGAGTGATATCCACCACCTTTCTGCAGCGGAACAGAAAACCCATACTGTGTAGTCGCTGTGAATTTTCCGTACAGAATCCGCAAATCGGCATAACTTCCACTCACCAGTGCTATGTATTTCTTCTGCTATGTATATTCCTTCCCTGTAGGTTAAGCCCCCAATTACCGGGGTCCCTGTAGCTGGCGCCAGGGTGGGATCAAAGGCGTCGATATCGAAGCTTAGGTGAATTGCTCGCTGCCTCCTATTATGgaacaaataataaaaatttaaaatcagaataatagtttttttttaatttcattttcatTACATACCGAAAAAtctgaataagggctcattcacacgaccagatctgtttttgcagctccacaaaacacggatacccgcCGCGCGTTCTGCATTTTACGGATCAGAACGTCCTTttccatgatagaaatgcctattcttgtccgcaaaacagacaaggataggacatgttgtatctttttttgtggggccctggaacggaagtgcggatcttttgcagccccattaattcgattcaccgcaaagccgaatttcctcgtgcttcgtggtaacgaatcgacttccctgaaatggcagtaaaaaataaatcatacttacctcatccatttcagCACGAAGAGCCGTCCACCGccttcttgattgaagatcctgcgcaAAATCCTGTACGCGATGACATGTGACATCACTACGGGCTGCGcaagattttgcgctggatcttcaatcgaGATGGTATCGGCCAGCTCTTTgctatcaaatggatgaggtaagtatgattttttttttatttatgtatttttttattatacggaaaagggggtgatttaaaattttatatttttttacattttatatatttttttagttttttttttcattctgaaCAATCACGGATTTTTAAAATCTAGTTATTgctcagaattgctcatttcttatgttggcctgccacctggtggacaaaataagaattgcagctttaaTACCCTGATGCTCAGTGTATTAAAATCAATTACCGGCATGCTCACTAGCCacagaggatgccggtaagaagccCGGAAGCGGGCATGtaaaggctttaattaccgcgatcagcATTATTAGTGTCACcctcgatgctagggaggctcatccccgtccccacctgccattggctgctccccccttcCTCGATTACCGGATGTTTTCAttcgcgcacggggagaagcagcagcggcggtgcggggatcaGAAGCGGAGCGTGgatccaggtaagtatattcaatgtggggggcctggtatatttgggggattttttataccctcggataacccctttaatattaatcaccgttccctgtcattgcacccgctacttacacgACACGTGCGTcgcgacaaagtaatttgtcacaaagcgaatatttttgtaaaattcggtgaagcagccatatcgtattttccaatacttcgctcatctctagtccacatccgatccgcaaaattgcggatcggatgtggaaagtaaaatatggtcatgtgaatgggcccaaattcctatGGCTTCTTTATGGTCAGCGACCTCCTTAGGTGCTCATGCACACAGTCATATCACAGCTCAGTTCCCATGCAGGTTTAAGGGAAAAGACAGGAAAAAAGAAATTGCGCCATATTCCGCTGAAAGTTGCGTAAGGCTAGCATGGAGTgatttttttctggtatttaaGCTGAAAACCCGTAGGTTCCCCGCCGGATACCAATGGGGGTCCAGCTCGGCCGCCTACGGTCACTCTGGTGGTCTCTCTGCCAGAACAGATTACGGGTGTGAACCTAGTATGATCACTTACCTTCCCAGTAGCTGATCAAATGTACGTTCCATGACCTTCTGGATTCCGATGCGATCGATCTGTCTCATTGAGAAGAACGTGATGTTGTACTtcttcaggatgaacctaaaaagGCAAAGTATATTCTGTTATTCTGGAGGATGGAGCGCGTCCCCAGGACGGACACTGGTCGTATCAGCTGAATCTAACGATacctttcacttaaaggggttgtctgagttgtatttattgatgacctatcctcatatcagatcggcgggggtccgacacctggcacccccgccgatcagctgttggagccgtgccagcgccgcctcctcttcactgtttaccttctcgccgttgcatctgcagcagtgagcaggtgtaatcccattcatttcaatggcaaatgagcagttaagtgcaatgAGGGCGGGTCAAAGTCACCCTGTGCAccattgctcctcctgcttcctctccgGCATGACTGCCAAGATCAGGTTCCTGCTtagtcatctcacctggccctgtcaatcaagaaggagagggaggggctggtggaggaagcaggaggagcaagggtgcacagagtggcttgggcccgccctcagtgcacttaactgctcatttgcctaTGGATTAAAAGTGCttcttctccagaatgaagcaacggatcgcTAAGGGTAGGGTGtctttacattcagctgagcgagCCCTACaagacaatgggggtcatttattaaccagaAATGTATTTCTGGCTCAGAAGGTCCTTTATAACTCcagtggatccaccgccagcgcaggggcgTATTAAGACgggcatctaaaacgccagtcttaataaatgtgccctattGTGCCTGGCTTGATACACTCCCTTTAAGGCTGTTTGAGGTACTAGGAGGTTCACTTTCTTAAAGGTGAATGACCCTTTCCAAGCCATAATAACCTGTGTTTTGCGCAATTGTGTGATCCCACCACTGGAACACCCATCGTCACTAGAAGGTAAGTTTCAAGCTTGAGCGGCGCAGTGGCTGAGCATGCGCAATGAGCgcttgtacttggctatctccggtAGTCCCCCATGGACAGCCCCTTCCATACTGGTCTGGGAGTTAGTGGGGTCTGCGGACCAAACTTACTGTTCAGCCGCATCCAGATCTCGGAGGCCGATGTACACAATATCTGATGACGAAATACACGGTTTAGCCCAGGAGAAACCAGGAATTAAAGGCACCTGCAAAATAAAGACGTGAAGCATGACAAAGGGTTAAATCCGTAGCTAGTCCATGGTACATCTGCGTGTAGAATCCTGTCCAGGATTTGGGCCTATGgtcaggatatgccatcaatatggcAGTAGTGTCAGTGCTGGAAATACACAGCGCCATTGTCTGGGtggtggacggagctggttactacAGCGCTGAAGTGAAagcagctccgtccactacacagtCAATGGAGCTGTGCAGCTACCCCgaatcagctgatcagtgggcGTGGCCACCACTGGTCAGATACTGGTAGCCTATCCTGacaatctggacaacccctttaaattcctgtGTCCTGCACTCTCCTGCAGAGAAACTGATGCGCGTTCAGGCAACCACTAAAATgtatgtatttaaccccttaagg
This region of Bufo gargarizans isolate SCDJY-AF-19 chromosome 11, ASM1485885v1, whole genome shotgun sequence genomic DNA includes:
- the ARG2 gene encoding arginase-2, mitochondrial; its protein translation is MPLRSGLLRLLRKTSSTQSLHRRRAHSVAVIGAPFSKGQKWQGTEHGPAAIRSAGLIDRLSSIGCSVYDVGDLNFVQVPDDQLYNNTVKYPRTVGLACQRLAKEVNRVIGAGHTCVTLGGDHSLALGSVSGHAQQYPDLCVIWVDAHADINTPLTTMSGNLHGQPVSFLVKELQDKVPLIPGFSWAKPCISSSDIVYIGLRDLDAAEQFILKKYNITFFSMRQIDRIGIQKVMERTFDQLLGRRQRAIHLSFDIDAFDPTLAPATGTPVIGGLTYREGIYIAEEIHSTGMLSAIDLVEVNPILGATSDEVKATASLAVDVVASSLGQTRECAHRIINELPTPGAAFETDGEEQIRI